One region of Skermanella mucosa genomic DNA includes:
- a CDS encoding methyl-accepting chemotaxis protein gives MPLVNRLSISTKIALLCILAIGAIGIVNLVALRAVLLAEGERLGFARQEANMRVAWEMLRHLGAPRLDDKGKLTAGETPLEGNMDLVDRIGSLTGGAVTLFSDSRRVATSVRDSTGRRAVGSGLVDPAVIDTVLKRGQPFRGEVAVLGEPYLAAYDPIADPQGKVIGALFVGEPRASFMTMVDAMVRVVGLLGGVAALVVAAASFLAMRGLLGPLTRLRAVMGRFAADQLDEEVPCLDRADEVGAMAASVQVFRDHALKVRAMRVEEERLEEFHRDEVRAAIRGMADKVDGQTRKAIETVTGQTDGMRDATAGLHAAARSMDRNAREMSDTTAQALEAVETAASAAGRLSDSVDRINARVKEATAAAGLAVASARDAAGVIRTLDEVAAEIGGIVGLIRNVASQTNLLALNATIEASRAGEAGKGFAVVAAEVKALSRETESSTDRIGDLITRIQAAAGDAGAAVGRVGDAIAAVDGIAGRIGTAMEEQSLAIAEIAGNVEATARATRDVSVHVDALSGDVRRTDDLAESSKLAASALSDGIGALAEALTQIVRTSTEEANRRAHTRHPCHVTTEVAGPFGAGEAELLDVSRGGALISSGIKFKAGDRLKLRIPDRDQPQHAHVVGVTRHGIHLQFDPPPLGEGEVARVAGASC, from the coding sequence GTGCCGCTGGTCAATCGACTGTCCATATCCACCAAGATCGCCCTCCTGTGCATCCTCGCGATCGGGGCGATCGGCATCGTCAACCTGGTGGCGCTCCGCGCCGTGCTCCTGGCGGAGGGCGAGCGGCTGGGGTTCGCGCGGCAGGAAGCCAACATGCGCGTCGCCTGGGAAATGCTTCGGCACCTGGGCGCCCCGCGGCTCGACGACAAGGGCAAGCTGACCGCGGGCGAGACGCCGCTGGAAGGCAACATGGACCTGGTGGACCGCATCGGTTCGCTGACCGGCGGGGCGGTGACGCTGTTCTCCGACAGCCGCCGGGTGGCGACCTCCGTCCGCGATTCGACCGGACGCCGGGCGGTCGGGTCGGGGCTGGTCGATCCCGCCGTGATCGATACCGTGCTGAAGCGCGGGCAGCCCTTCCGGGGCGAGGTCGCGGTGCTGGGGGAGCCCTATCTCGCCGCCTATGATCCGATCGCCGATCCCCAGGGCAAGGTGATCGGCGCGCTGTTCGTCGGCGAGCCGCGGGCCTCCTTCATGACCATGGTGGACGCCATGGTCCGCGTCGTCGGATTGCTGGGCGGGGTCGCCGCCTTGGTGGTGGCCGCCGCGTCGTTCCTCGCGATGCGCGGGCTGCTGGGGCCGCTGACCCGCCTGCGCGCGGTCATGGGGCGGTTCGCCGCCGACCAGCTGGACGAGGAGGTTCCCTGTCTCGACCGGGCCGACGAGGTCGGCGCCATGGCCGCGTCGGTCCAGGTCTTCCGCGACCACGCGCTCAAGGTCCGCGCCATGCGGGTGGAAGAGGAACGGCTGGAGGAATTCCACCGCGACGAGGTGCGGGCCGCCATCCGCGGCATGGCCGACAAGGTGGACGGTCAGACCCGCAAGGCGATCGAGACCGTGACCGGCCAGACCGACGGCATGCGCGACGCCACGGCCGGCCTGCATGCCGCCGCGCGCAGCATGGACCGGAACGCCCGCGAGATGTCCGACACCACGGCCCAGGCGCTGGAGGCGGTGGAGACCGCCGCCTCGGCGGCGGGGCGGCTGTCCGACTCGGTGGACCGGATCAACGCCCGGGTGAAGGAGGCCACCGCCGCCGCCGGGCTCGCGGTCGCCAGCGCCCGCGACGCCGCCGGCGTCATCCGCACGCTGGATGAGGTCGCGGCCGAGATCGGCGGGATCGTCGGCCTGATCCGCAATGTCGCCTCGCAGACCAACCTGCTGGCGCTGAACGCCACCATCGAGGCGTCGCGCGCCGGGGAGGCGGGCAAGGGCTTCGCCGTCGTCGCGGCGGAGGTCAAGGCGCTGTCGCGCGAGACCGAGAGCTCGACCGACCGGATCGGCGACCTGATCACCCGCATCCAGGCGGCGGCCGGGGACGCCGGCGCCGCCGTCGGCCGGGTCGGCGACGCCATCGCGGCGGTGGACGGCATAGCGGGCCGGATCGGCACCGCGATGGAGGAGCAGTCCCTGGCCATCGCCGAGATCGCCGGCAATGTCGAGGCGACCGCCCGGGCGACCCGCGACGTCTCGGTCCATGTGGACGCCCTGTCCGGCGACGTGAGGCGCACCGACGACCTGGCGGAAAGCAGCAAGCTGGCGGCCTCGGCCCTGAGCGACGGGATCGGGGCGCTGGCGGAGGCGCTGACCCAGATCGTCCGCACCTCGACCGAGGAGGCCAACCGCCGCGCCCACACCCGCCACCCCTGCCACGTCACGACGGAGGTCGCCGGCCCGTTCGGCGCCGGAGAGGCCGAACTGCTCGACGTGTCGCGCGGCGGCGCCCTGATCAGCAGCGGCATCAAGTTCAAGGCGGGCGACCGGCTGAAGCTGCGCATCCCCGACCGGGACCAGCCCCAGCACGCCCACGTGGTCGGGGTCACCCGCCACGGCATCCACCTCCAGTTCGACCCGCCGCCGCTGGGCGAGGGGGAGGTGGCGAGGGTGGCGGGAGCCTCGTGCTGA
- a CDS encoding COQ9 family protein: MNGAGMEEDGFDLDRIKDEILEAMLPNVIFDGWTNQSLRDAVALTGHDGGTAQLAFPGGIPQIVEHFSGWADRRMLEELDRHDLAAMKVRDRITLAVRARLEILAPHEEAVRRALTFLALPQNAGLGGRIVYRTVDAMWYAAGDTSTDHNYYTKRALLAAVLTSTTLYWLNDQSDGKAETWAFLDRRIADVMRVGRTTGKVSGIGNMLANLPSPFRFARNVRRRASGY; this comes from the coding sequence ATGAACGGGGCTGGAATGGAAGAAGACGGGTTCGATCTCGACCGGATCAAGGACGAAATCCTCGAAGCGATGCTGCCCAACGTCATTTTCGATGGCTGGACAAACCAGTCCCTGCGCGACGCGGTAGCACTGACCGGTCATGACGGCGGCACGGCGCAGCTGGCCTTTCCCGGCGGCATCCCGCAGATCGTCGAGCATTTCAGCGGCTGGGCCGACCGCAGGATGCTGGAGGAGCTGGACAGGCACGACCTTGCCGCCATGAAGGTGCGCGACCGCATCACCCTGGCGGTCCGGGCGCGGCTGGAGATCCTGGCGCCCCACGAGGAGGCGGTCCGGCGCGCGCTGACCTTCCTGGCCCTGCCGCAGAACGCGGGGCTGGGGGGCAGGATCGTCTATCGCACGGTCGACGCCATGTGGTACGCGGCGGGCGACACCTCGACGGACCACAACTACTATACCAAGCGCGCCCTGCTGGCCGCCGTCCTGACCTCGACCACACTCTACTGGCTCAACGACCAGTCGGACGGCAAGGCGGAAACCTGGGCCTTCCTGGACCGGCGGATCGCCGACGTCATGCGGGTCGGGCGGACCACCGGCAAGGTCTCGGGCATCGGAAACATGCTCGCCAACCTGCCGTCACCCTTCCGGTTCGCCCGGAACGTGCGCCGCCGGGCGTCCGGCTACTGA
- a CDS encoding NAD(P)(+) transhydrogenase (Re/Si-specific) subunit beta: protein MATLAPLAYLVAAICFIMALRGLSSPETSRQGNNFGIVGMVIAIVTTLMLPGLISGLSITLILVGLAIGGTAGTIIARRIEMTALPQLVAAFHSLVGLAAVFVAIAAFYAPEAYGIGTSGAIRTGSLIEMALGVAIGAITFTGSLVAFAKLQGLVSGKPLVFNMQHMLNAGIGIVLVLCIVWLCVTNSTVALWIIVLLALALGFLLILPIGGADMPVVVSMLNSYSGWAAAGIGFTLENNLLIITGALVGSSGAILSYIMCKGMNRSIFNVILGGFGGDSAAAAAGGPAGDRAVKAGSAEDAAFIMKNASSVIIVPGYGMAVAQAQHALREMGDMLKHEGVEVRYAIHPVAGRMPGHMNVLLAEANVPYDEVFELEEINRDFGQADVAFVIGANDVTNPAAKTDPTSPIYGMPILDVEKAKTVLFIKRSMAAGYAGVENELFFRPNTMMLFGDAKKVTEEVLKALD, encoded by the coding sequence ATGGCCACATTAGCCCCGCTGGCATACCTCGTCGCCGCCATCTGCTTCATCATGGCGCTGCGCGGCCTCTCCAGCCCCGAGACCTCCCGCCAGGGCAATAATTTCGGCATCGTCGGCATGGTGATCGCGATCGTCACCACGCTGATGCTGCCGGGGCTGATCTCCGGCCTGTCGATCACCCTGATCCTGGTCGGGCTGGCGATCGGCGGCACCGCCGGCACCATCATCGCCCGCCGGATCGAGATGACGGCCCTGCCGCAGCTGGTCGCGGCCTTCCACAGCCTCGTCGGCCTCGCCGCCGTGTTCGTCGCGATCGCGGCGTTCTACGCGCCGGAGGCCTACGGCATCGGCACCTCGGGTGCCATCCGCACCGGCAGCCTGATCGAGATGGCACTGGGCGTCGCGATCGGCGCGATCACCTTCACCGGCTCGCTGGTCGCCTTCGCCAAGCTCCAGGGCCTGGTCAGCGGCAAGCCGCTGGTCTTCAACATGCAGCACATGCTGAATGCCGGCATCGGCATCGTGCTGGTGCTGTGCATCGTCTGGCTGTGCGTGACCAACTCCACCGTGGCGCTCTGGATCATCGTGCTGCTGGCGCTGGCGCTCGGCTTCCTGCTGATCCTCCCCATCGGCGGCGCCGACATGCCGGTGGTGGTGTCGATGCTGAACAGCTACTCCGGCTGGGCTGCGGCCGGCATCGGCTTCACGCTGGAGAACAACCTGCTGATCATCACCGGCGCGCTGGTCGGGTCTTCCGGCGCCATCCTGTCCTACATCATGTGCAAGGGCATGAACCGGTCGATCTTCAACGTCATCCTGGGCGGCTTCGGCGGCGACAGCGCGGCGGCTGCGGCCGGCGGCCCTGCCGGCGACCGGGCGGTCAAGGCGGGCTCGGCGGAGGACGCCGCCTTCATCATGAAGAACGCCTCCTCGGTCATCATCGTGCCGGGCTACGGCATGGCGGTGGCGCAGGCCCAGCACGCGCTCCGCGAGATGGGCGACATGCTGAAGCACGAGGGCGTCGAGGTCCGCTACGCGATCCATCCCGTCGCCGGCCGCATGCCCGGCCACATGAACGTGTTGCTGGCCGAGGCCAACGTGCCCTACGACGAGGTCTTCGAGCTGGAGGAGATCAACCGCGACTTCGGCCAGGCCGACGTGGCCTTCGTGATCGGTGCCAACGACGTGACCAACCCGGCCGCCAAGACCGACCCGACCTCGCCGATCTACGGCATGCCGATCCTGGACGTGGAGAAGGCAAAGACCGTTCTGTTCATCAAGCGGTCGATGGCCGCGGGGTACGCCGGCGTCGAGAACGAACTCTTCTTCCGCCCCAACACCATGATGCTGTTCGGCGACGCCAAGAAAGTTACCGAAGAGGTCCTGAAGGCCCTGGACTAA
- a CDS encoding Re/Si-specific NAD(P)(+) transhydrogenase subunit alpha, with protein MKVAIPKERRAHERRVAASPDTIKKFKQLGLDVVVETGAGEHASIPDQVFVDAGATIAPDEAAALGDADIVLKVQRPLTEAEGGPDEVALMKPGAMLVAILQPYQARDQIQAYADAKVNAFAMELMPRITRAQSMDVLSSQANLAGYRAVVDAASEFGRAFPMMMTAAGTVPPARCMIMGVGVAGLQAIATARRLGGVVSATDVRPATKEQVQSLGATFVAVEDEEFKEAQTAGGYAKEMSKEYQEKQRALIAETIKKQDIVITTALIPGRKAPILVTEAMVRSMKPGSVLVDLAVEQGGNVEGSKPGEVVDVGGVKIVGHINVPSRNAVDASMLYSKNLLNFLTPLIDKEKGLTINWDDEIIKGTALTRDGAVVHPNFAAEAAAKS; from the coding sequence ATGAAAGTCGCCATACCGAAGGAGCGGCGCGCCCATGAGCGCCGCGTCGCGGCCTCGCCGGATACCATCAAGAAATTCAAGCAGCTCGGGCTGGACGTCGTTGTCGAAACCGGCGCCGGTGAGCACGCCTCGATTCCCGACCAGGTCTTCGTCGACGCGGGTGCCACCATCGCGCCGGACGAGGCGGCGGCCCTCGGCGACGCGGACATCGTGCTCAAGGTCCAGCGTCCCCTGACCGAGGCCGAGGGCGGCCCGGACGAGGTGGCGCTGATGAAGCCCGGCGCCATGCTTGTCGCCATCCTCCAACCCTACCAGGCGCGCGACCAGATCCAGGCCTACGCGGACGCCAAGGTCAACGCCTTCGCGATGGAGCTGATGCCCCGCATCACCCGCGCCCAGTCGATGGACGTGCTGTCCAGCCAGGCGAACCTGGCGGGATACCGCGCGGTGGTCGACGCCGCCTCGGAGTTCGGCCGCGCCTTCCCGATGATGATGACCGCGGCCGGCACCGTGCCGCCTGCGCGCTGCATGATCATGGGCGTCGGCGTCGCCGGCCTCCAGGCGATCGCGACGGCCCGCCGGCTCGGCGGCGTCGTCTCCGCGACCGACGTGCGCCCGGCGACCAAGGAGCAGGTGCAGTCGCTCGGCGCCACCTTCGTCGCGGTCGAGGACGAGGAGTTCAAGGAGGCCCAGACGGCCGGCGGCTACGCCAAGGAGATGAGCAAGGAGTACCAGGAGAAGCAGCGGGCCCTGATCGCCGAGACGATCAAGAAGCAGGACATCGTCATCACCACGGCGCTGATCCCCGGCCGCAAGGCTCCGATCCTGGTGACCGAGGCGATGGTCCGCTCCATGAAGCCGGGTTCCGTGCTGGTCGACCTGGCGGTGGAGCAGGGCGGCAACGTCGAGGGCTCGAAGCCGGGCGAGGTCGTGGATGTCGGCGGCGTCAAGATCGTCGGCCACATCAACGTGCCCAGCCGCAACGCGGTCGACGCCTCGATGCTCTATTCCAAGAACCTGCTGAACTTCCTGACCCCGCTGATCGACAAGGAAAAGGGCCTGACGATCAACTGGGACGACGAGATCATCAAGGGCACCGCGCTGACCCGCGACGGCGCCGTGGTGCATCCCAATTTCGCCGCCGAAGCCGCGGCCAAGAGCTGA
- the def gene encoding peptide deformylase produces MAILKIARMGHPVLRRVADPVEDPSDPEIRRLIADMAETMADASGAGLAAPQVHVPKRVILFIVPGERATLEGEEDRPRGLSVLINPVIEPVGTGMVPGWEGCLSIPGLRGIVPRHAHIRYRGLDAEGRPVEREARGFHARVVQHELDHLDGVLYLDRMPDLALLTFNEEIRYFPDDLSELALRGRDATSFNQTNDGNGTQE; encoded by the coding sequence ATGGCTATTCTGAAGATCGCCCGCATGGGCCATCCCGTCCTGCGCCGGGTCGCCGATCCCGTCGAGGACCCGTCCGACCCGGAAATCCGGCGGCTGATCGCCGACATGGCGGAGACCATGGCCGACGCGTCGGGCGCCGGGCTGGCGGCACCGCAGGTCCATGTGCCGAAAAGGGTCATCCTGTTCATCGTGCCCGGCGAGCGCGCGACCCTGGAGGGGGAGGAGGACCGGCCGCGCGGGCTGTCGGTACTGATCAACCCCGTGATCGAGCCGGTCGGCACCGGGATGGTGCCGGGGTGGGAAGGCTGCCTGTCGATACCCGGCCTGCGCGGCATCGTGCCGCGCCACGCCCACATCCGCTACCGCGGGCTGGATGCCGAGGGCCGGCCGGTGGAACGCGAGGCCAGGGGATTCCATGCCCGCGTCGTCCAGCACGAGCTGGACCATCTCGACGGCGTGCTCTACCTGGACCGGATGCCCGACCTCGCCCTGCTGACCTTCAACGAGGAAATCCGCTACTTTCCCGACGACCTGTCGGAGTTGGCTTTGCGAGGCCGCGACGCCACATCCTTTAACCAAACCAACGATGGGAACGGGACCCAGGAATGA
- a CDS encoding ABC1 kinase family protein, with amino-acid sequence MANGTEQNSFGGRIARYARVSTAMGGLAARLAGQRYLGIKLERGEHAKELRDALGGLKGPLMKVAQILSSIPDALPQEYVQELSQLQADAPSMGWPFVKRRMAAELGPDWQKRFAKFEHEAASAASLGQVHKAVGLDGRQLACKLQYPDMMSAVEADLGQLGLIFSIYERYDKTISTRQIHAEISARLREELDYALEARHTALYRDILEPVGTVQVPEVVPELSTKRLLTMGWLEGRKILDFVKDHPERRNDLALNMFRAWYTPFYTCGTIHGDPHLGNYTVRPDASINLLDFGCIRIFKPSFVKGVIDLYHALQTDDRDLAAEAYRVWGFNRIDNQLIDILNVWARFVYAPIMDDRTRRIDETNSAMYGREAAEKVHRALHEVGGLEIPREFVFMDRAAIGLGSVFLHLQAEVNWYQLFHDLIGDFDVNALETRQTGLLNRHGVPLPT; translated from the coding sequence ATGGCAAACGGCACTGAACAGAACTCGTTCGGCGGGCGCATCGCCCGCTATGCACGGGTCTCCACGGCGATGGGCGGGCTGGCGGCGCGGCTCGCCGGACAGCGCTATCTCGGCATCAAGCTCGAACGCGGCGAGCACGCGAAGGAACTGAGGGACGCGCTGGGCGGGCTGAAAGGGCCGCTGATGAAGGTGGCGCAGATCCTGTCCAGCATTCCCGACGCCCTGCCGCAGGAATATGTCCAGGAGCTCTCGCAGCTCCAGGCCGACGCGCCCAGCATGGGCTGGCCCTTCGTCAAGCGGCGGATGGCCGCGGAACTAGGTCCCGACTGGCAGAAGCGGTTCGCCAAGTTCGAGCACGAGGCCGCGTCCGCCGCGTCGCTCGGGCAGGTCCACAAGGCGGTCGGGCTGGACGGCAGGCAGCTCGCCTGCAAGCTCCAGTACCCCGACATGATGTCCGCGGTCGAGGCCGACCTCGGGCAGCTCGGACTGATTTTCTCGATCTACGAGCGCTACGACAAGACCATCTCCACCCGGCAGATCCACGCCGAGATCTCGGCACGCCTGCGCGAGGAGCTGGACTACGCGCTGGAGGCCCGGCACACGGCGCTGTACCGGGACATCCTGGAGCCGGTCGGCACCGTCCAGGTGCCGGAAGTGGTTCCGGAGCTGTCCACCAAGCGGCTGCTGACCATGGGCTGGCTCGAGGGCCGCAAGATCCTGGACTTCGTCAAGGACCATCCGGAACGCCGCAACGACCTGGCGCTCAACATGTTCCGGGCCTGGTACACGCCGTTCTACACCTGCGGCACGATCCATGGCGACCCGCACCTGGGCAACTACACCGTCCGGCCCGACGCCTCGATCAACCTGCTCGATTTCGGCTGCATCCGCATCTTCAAGCCCAGCTTCGTCAAGGGCGTCATCGACCTGTACCATGCCCTCCAGACCGACGACCGCGACCTGGCGGCCGAGGCCTACCGGGTCTGGGGCTTCAACAGGATCGACAACCAGCTGATCGATATCCTCAATGTCTGGGCCCGCTTCGTCTATGCCCCGATCATGGACGACCGGACCCGCAGGATCGACGAGACCAACAGCGCCATGTACGGGCGCGAGGCGGCGGAGAAGGTCCACCGGGCGCTGCACGAGGTCGGCGGGCTGGAGATCCCCCGGGAGTTCGTCTTCATGGACCGGGCGGCCATCGGGCTGGGGTCGGTGTTCCTGCACCTGCAGGCCGAAGTGAACTGGTACCAGCTCTTCCATGATCTGATCGGCGACTTCGACGTGAACGCGCTGGAGACGCGCCAGACCGGGCTGCTCAATCGCCATGGGGTGCCGCTGCCGACCTGA
- the rpsU gene encoding 30S ribosomal protein S21, producing the protein MQVLVRDNNVDQALRALKKKMQREGIFREMKLRRNYEKPSEKRAREKAEAVRRTRKLLRKRMEREGY; encoded by the coding sequence GTGCAAGTGCTGGTTCGTGACAACAACGTCGATCAGGCCCTGCGCGCGCTGAAGAAGAAGATGCAGCGCGAAGGGATTTTCCGTGAAATGAAGCTGCGGCGCAACTACGAGAAGCCCTCGGAGAAGCGTGCGCGTGAGAAGGCGGAGGCCGTTCGCCGCACCCGCAAGCTGCTGCGCAAGCGCATGGAGCGTGAAGGCTATTGA
- a CDS encoding NAD(P) transhydrogenase subunit alpha: protein MTSQELAQQVTNLQQALRSLTIEADRLAAETSRLAAGAVEQAPADHSFFITGLTVFALACFVGYYVVWRVTPALHSPLMSVTNAVSSVIIVGALIATGSTAGFTFSTMLGFLAVILASVNIFGGFIVTQRMLAMYKKKQKKA, encoded by the coding sequence ATGACAAGCCAGGAACTGGCCCAGCAGGTCACCAACCTGCAGCAGGCACTGCGATCACTCACCATCGAAGCCGACCGGCTCGCCGCCGAGACGTCCCGCCTGGCGGCCGGCGCCGTCGAGCAGGCTCCGGCGGACCACAGCTTCTTCATCACCGGCCTGACGGTCTTCGCGCTGGCGTGCTTCGTGGGCTACTACGTGGTCTGGCGGGTGACGCCGGCGCTGCACTCGCCGCTGATGAGCGTCACCAACGCGGTATCCTCCGTGATCATCGTCGGCGCGCTGATCGCGACCGGCAGCACGGCCGGCTTCACCTTCTCCACGATGCTTGGCTTCCTCGCCGTCATCCTGGCCTCGGTCAACATCTTCGGCGGCTTCATTGTCACCCAGCGCATGCTGGCGATGTACAAGAAGAAGCAGAAGAAGGCATAA
- a CDS encoding putative bifunctional diguanylate cyclase/phosphodiesterase has product MLASLQDAVDRRNAILQAIAHGAAAMVALPDWRAGIDDLLGRLAAAAGVSRVYLFEVHEVAGQGLAQTCRHDWAAPGLAPLVGDPRNTDEKLVGTDPTLTDWTERRRRGELIQGLTRDLSGYLREDFEYQRILSFVSVPILLDGVWWGHLGFDDCESERVWSELELDVLKTAAALIAGAVERSRAAGVLRTSEALKSAMLDTALDCVITIDDGGRVVEFNRAAERTFGWRREAVIGRSLAEVIVPPEMRGPHETGLGRYLASGETRVLGSRIEVEGLRSDGSRMPLELAITEVATAEGRFFTAYLRDITERRQARARLERMAYFDAVTGLPNRAQLLKRVAERQAASESPWIVAVELTRFGSLKISLGTAFADTLLRALTSRLGERLGDDALLARTGDRQLAVLGTAAGGAEEETARRLGQALYEPFHLDGRTVFMTASYGIAAGQVEPEALLRNAEVACERAVEAGGGTCLYDETMHAAQLDRLSLETDLRRAIDAGDQIWVAYQPIVALREGRLAGFEALVRWDHPTRGRVSPGVFIPIAEVTGLIVPLGRLVLHRACHQMVRWTAMRGQGAEPLFMSINLSARQLGDRDLLDTVAEALAESGVDPAQIKLELTETAAMSQAGEMIGVLWQLKALGLRLSIDDFGTGYSSLSYLHRFPVDSLKVDQSFVAAMCRSTESRDMVRIIVDLAHLLKLEVIAEGIETAEDAKLLSDMACGFGQGYLFSAPLPPQEAAGWIAPGSAEREISLT; this is encoded by the coding sequence ATGCTCGCCTCTCTCCAGGACGCCGTGGATCGGCGCAACGCGATCCTTCAGGCGATCGCCCACGGCGCCGCCGCGATGGTGGCCCTTCCGGACTGGCGGGCCGGGATCGATGATCTGCTCGGCCGGCTCGCCGCCGCCGCCGGCGTCAGCCGGGTCTATCTGTTCGAGGTCCACGAGGTAGCGGGGCAGGGGCTGGCGCAGACCTGCCGGCACGACTGGGCGGCCCCGGGGCTGGCGCCCCTGGTCGGCGATCCGCGCAATACCGACGAGAAGCTGGTCGGCACCGACCCGACGCTGACGGACTGGACCGAGCGCCGCCGGCGCGGCGAGCTGATCCAGGGACTGACCCGCGACCTGTCCGGATACCTGCGGGAGGACTTCGAGTACCAGCGCATCCTTTCCTTCGTTTCGGTCCCGATCCTGTTGGACGGCGTCTGGTGGGGGCATCTCGGCTTCGACGACTGCGAGAGCGAGCGGGTCTGGTCCGAGCTTGAGCTGGACGTGCTGAAGACGGCCGCCGCCCTGATCGCCGGCGCGGTCGAGCGCAGCCGGGCCGCCGGCGTCCTGCGCACCAGCGAGGCGCTGAAGAGCGCGATGCTCGACACCGCGCTGGACTGCGTCATCACGATCGACGACGGCGGGCGGGTGGTGGAGTTCAACCGGGCGGCGGAACGCACCTTCGGCTGGCGCCGCGAAGCGGTGATCGGGCGGTCGCTCGCCGAGGTGATCGTCCCGCCGGAAATGCGCGGTCCCCATGAGACCGGGCTCGGCCGCTATCTGGCGTCGGGGGAGACCCGAGTCCTCGGCTCCAGGATCGAGGTCGAGGGCCTGCGGTCCGACGGCAGCCGGATGCCGCTGGAACTGGCGATCACCGAGGTGGCGACGGCGGAGGGCCGGTTCTTCACGGCCTATCTGCGCGACATCACCGAGCGCCGGCAGGCCCGCGCCCGGCTGGAACGCATGGCCTATTTCGATGCCGTGACGGGCCTGCCCAACCGCGCCCAGCTGCTGAAGCGGGTGGCGGAGCGTCAGGCGGCGTCCGAGTCGCCCTGGATCGTCGCGGTGGAGCTGACGCGCTTCGGCAGCCTCAAGATCAGCCTGGGCACCGCCTTCGCCGACACGCTCCTGCGCGCCCTGACCTCCCGGCTCGGGGAGCGCCTGGGCGACGACGCCCTGCTGGCCCGCACCGGCGACCGGCAGCTGGCCGTCCTGGGGACCGCCGCCGGCGGGGCCGAGGAAGAAACCGCCCGCCGGTTGGGCCAAGCGCTCTACGAGCCGTTCCACCTGGATGGCAGGACGGTTTTCATGACGGCGAGCTACGGCATCGCCGCCGGCCAGGTCGAGCCCGAGGCGCTTCTGCGCAACGCCGAGGTGGCCTGCGAGCGCGCGGTCGAGGCGGGCGGCGGGACCTGCTTGTATGACGAGACCATGCACGCAGCGCAGCTGGACCGGTTGAGCCTTGAAACCGACCTGCGCCGCGCGATCGATGCCGGCGACCAGATCTGGGTCGCCTACCAGCCGATCGTGGCGTTGCGGGAAGGCCGCCTCGCCGGGTTCGAGGCGCTGGTGCGCTGGGACCACCCGACCCGCGGCAGGGTGTCGCCCGGGGTCTTCATCCCGATCGCCGAGGTCACGGGGCTGATCGTGCCGCTTGGCCGGCTGGTCCTGCACAGGGCCTGCCACCAGATGGTGCGCTGGACGGCGATGCGGGGGCAGGGCGCCGAGCCGCTGTTCATGAGCATCAACCTCTCCGCCCGGCAGCTCGGCGACCGCGACCTGCTGGATACCGTGGCGGAGGCGCTGGCGGAAAGCGGCGTCGATCCCGCCCAGATCAAGCTGGAGCTGACCGAGACCGCGGCCATGAGCCAAGCCGGGGAGATGATCGGCGTTCTCTGGCAGCTCAAGGCGCTGGGATTGCGGCTGTCGATCGACGATTTCGGCACCGGCTACTCGTCGCTCAGCTATCTCCACCGGTTTCCGGTCGATTCGCTGAAGGTCGACCAGTCCTTCGTCGCGGCGATGTGCCGGTCGACCGAGAGCCGGGACATGGTCCGGATCATCGTCGACCTCGCCCATCTGCTGAAGCTTGAGGTCATCGCCGAGGGCATCGAGACGGCGGAGGACGCGAAGCTGCTGTCCGACATGGCCTGCGGCTTCGGCCAGGGCTATCTGTTCAGCGCCCCGCTGCCGCCGCAGGAGGCGGCCGGCTGGATCGCGCCCGGAAGTGCCGAGCGGGAGATATCGCTGACCTGA